One Candidatus Bathyarchaeota archaeon DNA segment encodes these proteins:
- the hisA gene encoding 1-(5-phosphoribosyl)-5-[(5-phosphoribosylamino)methylideneamino]imidazole-4-carboxamide isomerase: MQLIPAIDLMSGKIVRLTRGEAETAKSYEAKFGTPLQAAERWKSEGAGKLHIIDLDAAFSIGDNRAVIAEIAKNVSLPIQVGGGIRSYETAEKLLKTGIAQVILGSLAFSNPEVIPKILNRFGRDSVIVALDNRDGRIMVEGWQTETPLTVDEALEKYTQLGVQTFLITSIAQDGMLSGPDLQTLNAATLFPEAKIIAAGGIGSIGDLTALKQIGCEGAVIGKALYEGRFTLKEALAKIGV, encoded by the coding sequence ATGCAGCTTATTCCCGCAATTGACCTTATGAGCGGCAAAATCGTTCGCTTAACCCGCGGGGAAGCCGAAACCGCTAAAAGCTACGAAGCCAAATTCGGTACCCCCCTCCAAGCCGCAGAGCGATGGAAAAGTGAGGGCGCAGGCAAACTTCACATCATCGACCTCGACGCCGCATTCAGCATAGGCGACAACCGAGCCGTCATTGCTGAAATCGCAAAAAACGTCTCGCTCCCCATCCAAGTTGGCGGAGGTATTCGAAGCTATGAAACCGCAGAGAAACTTCTCAAAACAGGTATCGCCCAAGTTATACTCGGTTCTTTAGCGTTCAGCAACCCAGAGGTTATCCCGAAAATCCTCAATAGGTTCGGTAGAGACTCCGTCATTGTCGCCTTAGACAACCGGGATGGGCGTATCATGGTGGAGGGTTGGCAAACTGAAACTCCTCTGACCGTAGACGAAGCGCTGGAGAAGTACACGCAACTCGGTGTCCAAACCTTCCTGATAACTTCCATCGCTCAGGATGGCATGCTTAGCGGCCCAGACCTGCAAACCCTCAACGCAGCAACCCTGTTCCCTGAAGCTAAAATCATCGCAGCAGGCGGAATCGGCTCCATCGGAGACCTAACCGCACTAAAACAGATCGGGTGTGAAGGGGCAGTGATCGGGAAAGCCCTATATGAGGGGCGTTTCACGTTAAAAGAAGCCTTAGCAAAGATAGGAGTTTGA
- the hisF gene encoding imidazole glycerol phosphate synthase subunit HisF, producing MTLAKRIVPCLDVDHGKVVKGINFLQLKHAGDPVEMAKRYSDEGADELVFLDITASHEKRDIMRQYVEGVAKAISIPFTVGGGIRNVSDARLVLCSGADKVSVNTAAIENPNVITELADVFGRQCVVIAIDAKRNRNPTDGKIMIETSEGKVWFEVNTYGGRKPTGIDAVAWAMQAEKLGAGEFLVTSMDKDGTEDGYDIELTRAISERVNVPVIASGGAGIPKHLLDVFTEGKADAALAASIFHYNKYPVPVVKDYLRKMGVTIRQ from the coding sequence ATGACCTTAGCTAAACGCATAGTGCCCTGCCTCGATGTTGATCACGGCAAAGTTGTAAAGGGCATAAACTTTCTGCAGCTCAAGCACGCAGGTGACCCCGTCGAGATGGCGAAACGCTACAGCGACGAAGGCGCCGACGAACTCGTATTCCTCGACATCACCGCGTCACATGAGAAGCGCGACATCATGCGCCAATACGTGGAAGGTGTCGCCAAGGCTATCAGTATTCCGTTCACTGTCGGAGGAGGAATCCGCAACGTCTCAGATGCACGCCTCGTTCTCTGCAGCGGCGCCGACAAAGTATCGGTTAACACAGCTGCCATCGAAAACCCAAACGTGATAACCGAATTAGCTGACGTTTTCGGACGCCAATGCGTCGTAATCGCCATCGACGCCAAACGCAACCGCAACCCTACTGACGGAAAAATAATGATAGAAACCTCAGAAGGCAAAGTCTGGTTTGAAGTCAACACATACGGCGGCAGAAAACCAACAGGCATAGATGCAGTCGCGTGGGCAATGCAGGCTGAAAAGCTCGGTGCAGGAGAATTCTTGGTAACCTCTATGGATAAGGACGGCACGGAAGACGGCTACGACATCGAACTCACACGCGCCATCTCCGAACGCGTCAACGTTCCAGTCATAGCAAGCGGCGGCGCAGGCATACCCAAACACCTCCTCGACGTATTCACCGAGGGCAAAGCCGACGCGGCACTGGCTGCCTCGATTTTCCACTACAACAAGTACCCTGTTCCTGTTGTGAAAGATTACTTGCGTAAGATGGGGGTGACGATACGACAATGA
- the hisI gene encoding phosphoribosyl-AMP cyclohydrolase, translating to MTPPELLAKLDFSKGNGLIPVITQDAKTKEILMQAYANKEAVELTLKTGKATYWSRSRNELWIKGETSGHTQKIVAVYTDCDYDSLLYVVEQTGPACHTGEYSCFHKKLL from the coding sequence ATGACACCACCCGAACTACTCGCAAAACTCGATTTCAGCAAAGGCAACGGACTCATACCCGTCATAACCCAAGACGCTAAAACCAAAGAAATCCTCATGCAAGCCTACGCCAACAAAGAAGCAGTCGAATTAACCCTGAAAACGGGCAAAGCCACTTACTGGAGCCGCAGCCGAAACGAACTCTGGATAAAAGGTGAAACCAGTGGTCACACACAGAAAATCGTTGCGGTGTACACTGACTGCGACTATGACTCACTGCTCTACGTGGTTGAACAGACTGGACCAGCTTGCCACACAGGCGAATACAGCTGCTTCCACAAAAAACTGCTGTAA
- a CDS encoding nucleotidyltransferase family protein, with product MQIQVEKLPQPLKRKGLDKKLEEICIRNDVVFLAVFGSYVRGEQHRGSDVDIAIEFDPSKPKSLLDLVGLEDELSVAFKRKVDLGIFRSLSPYIIDDVKREMIVVYDKR from the coding sequence ATGCAAATCCAAGTTGAGAAACTGCCACAACCATTAAAGCGTAAAGGATTGGATAAGAAGCTAGAGGAGATTTGCATACGGAACGATGTTGTTTTTTTGGCAGTTTTCGGGTCATACGTACGAGGCGAGCAGCATAGAGGAAGCGATGTTGACATCGCTATCGAATTCGATCCAAGTAAGCCTAAGAGTCTCTTGGATTTAGTGGGGTTAGAAGATGAATTGAGCGTGGCTTTCAAGCGGAAAGTAGACCTGGGAATTTTCAGAAGTTTAAGCCCTTACATTATTGATGACGTAAAACGAGAGATGATAGTTGTTTATGACAAAAGATGA
- a CDS encoding DUF86 domain-containing protein: MTKDEAYLKHILDAISAIEKFSQGLSKEEFFENQEKQFAVLRALEVVGEATKNLSSELKNKYSEMNWRKIAGMRDKLIHAYFVVDLLLVWDTITIDLPRLKALIKKMLADIQ; encoded by the coding sequence ATGACAAAAGATGAGGCCTACTTAAAACATATTTTAGACGCCATATCAGCTATAGAGAAGTTTTCCCAAGGGCTCTCTAAAGAGGAATTCTTTGAAAACCAAGAAAAACAATTTGCGGTTCTACGTGCTCTTGAGGTTGTCGGTGAAGCAACCAAGAATTTAAGTAGCGAATTAAAAAATAAATACTCTGAAATGAATTGGCGAAAAATTGCTGGAATGCGCGATAAACTAATTCACGCATATTTTGTCGTTGACTTACTTTTAGTTTGGGACACTATAACGATTGACCTTCCGCGGCTGAAAGCGTTAATTAAAAAGATGCTGGCGGATATCCAGTAG
- the amrS gene encoding AmmeMemoRadiSam system radical SAM enzyme, translating into MSLHPAMLYTRQSNGKVKCNLCARHCLISDGAPGFCLVRKNQGGNLFTLNYGKAVSAGVDPIGKKPLTHFHPGALVMSVAAAGCNFRCQFCDNWMISQDHEVAGKPFPPEEAIKAAKNAFCQGLSYTYTEPTIFMEYAYDMAKLAKEAGLFNTFVTNGYMTPEAVKTIAPYLDAATVDFKGGGDPDFYRSAMGVPNVEPIYESLKELKLQGVHIELTNLVVPKSGDSPERIRALAKWIKDYLGADTPFHLLRFHPDYKLTTTPATSVQEMEQAYLTAKNQGLNYVYIGNVPGHPAENTVCPNCDTAVIKRYSFEITQWNLTADMKCPVCGQAIPIKGELHQSSQKFPYALF; encoded by the coding sequence ATGTCTCTTCATCCCGCCATGCTCTACACTCGCCAAAGCAACGGCAAAGTCAAATGCAACCTCTGTGCACGCCACTGCCTCATAAGCGACGGAGCACCAGGCTTCTGCTTAGTTCGCAAAAACCAAGGCGGCAACCTCTTCACCCTCAACTACGGCAAAGCCGTCTCCGCAGGCGTCGACCCCATCGGCAAAAAACCCCTCACTCACTTCCACCCCGGCGCACTGGTGATGTCGGTTGCGGCTGCTGGCTGCAATTTCCGCTGCCAATTCTGCGACAACTGGATGATAAGCCAAGACCACGAAGTCGCAGGCAAACCCTTCCCCCCCGAAGAAGCAATCAAAGCAGCAAAAAACGCCTTCTGCCAAGGCTTAAGCTACACATACACTGAACCCACCATCTTTATGGAATACGCCTATGACATGGCTAAACTTGCCAAAGAAGCAGGGCTATTCAACACCTTCGTAACCAACGGCTACATGACGCCTGAGGCAGTGAAAACTATCGCGCCTTACTTGGATGCGGCTACTGTGGATTTCAAGGGCGGCGGTGACCCCGACTTTTACCGCTCTGCTATGGGCGTGCCAAACGTGGAGCCCATCTACGAGTCGCTTAAGGAACTCAAACTCCAAGGCGTTCACATAGAACTCACCAACCTTGTCGTGCCCAAATCAGGCGACTCCCCCGAACGCATCCGCGCCCTCGCAAAGTGGATAAAGGACTACTTGGGCGCCGACACCCCGTTTCATCTGCTGCGATTCCACCCCGACTATAAATTAACAACTACTCCCGCGACGAGCGTGCAGGAAATGGAGCAGGCGTATTTGACAGCCAAAAACCAAGGCCTCAACTACGTCTACATCGGAAACGTCCCTGGTCACCCTGCAGAGAACACGGTCTGCCCCAACTGCGATACCGCCGTCATCAAACGCTACAGCTTCGAAATCACCCAGTGGAACCTCACTGCCGACATGAAATGCCCAGTCTGTGGACAAGCCATCCCTATAAAAGGCGAACTACACCAATCCAGCCAAAAATTTCCCTACGCCCTTTTTTAA
- a CDS encoding radical SAM protein → MARASLARYFAITENKTVAKFLIAKKVAADFSNLDSLASLWQQHQKCTQDFLNLERQLDNGTTSFLRATPEKSYLDLKIQIATDILQRCHLCSRQCHINRLADQLGYCGCGNALPVSSIFAHTGEEPELVPSGTVFTMGCTIRCRHCQNWEISQWKETPIEYTPKELAEEIETLHSKGCRNINLVGGEPTPWLKHWLNTFTYVNENVPVVWNSNAYYSPQTAQLLAGFADVYLLDFKYGPGNCAERISDAPNYWQVCTRNHLEAKKYGELLVRVLVLPGHLECCTKPILQWIAKNLGAGTRVNLMFQYRPEWRADELPELRRRLTKAEMDLALQLAKEAGLKNLVN, encoded by the coding sequence TTGGCACGGGCGAGTTTAGCTAGGTACTTTGCTATTACAGAAAACAAGACGGTAGCCAAGTTTCTGATAGCAAAAAAAGTAGCTGCCGACTTCTCAAACCTCGATTCATTAGCTTCACTGTGGCAGCAACACCAAAAATGCACCCAAGACTTCCTCAACCTCGAGCGGCAACTCGACAACGGCACAACCAGCTTTCTGAGGGCTACACCAGAAAAATCCTACTTAGACCTAAAAATCCAAATAGCCACCGACATCCTCCAACGCTGCCACCTCTGCAGCCGCCAATGCCACATAAACAGGCTGGCTGATCAGTTGGGGTATTGTGGCTGCGGCAACGCTCTGCCTGTTTCCAGCATTTTTGCTCACACTGGCGAGGAACCCGAACTTGTGCCCTCTGGCACGGTGTTCACGATGGGCTGCACAATTCGTTGCCGTCACTGTCAAAACTGGGAGATTTCACAGTGGAAAGAAACCCCCATCGAATACACGCCTAAAGAACTCGCAGAAGAAATCGAAACCCTGCATTCAAAGGGTTGCCGAAACATCAACTTGGTCGGTGGAGAACCGACCCCGTGGCTGAAGCATTGGCTAAACACATTCACTTACGTCAACGAAAACGTGCCCGTAGTCTGGAATTCTAACGCTTACTACAGCCCCCAAACCGCACAGTTGCTGGCGGGGTTCGCAGATGTTTACCTACTGGATTTCAAGTATGGCCCAGGTAATTGCGCTGAACGCATATCTGACGCTCCAAACTACTGGCAAGTCTGCACACGCAACCATCTTGAAGCCAAAAAGTACGGTGAACTCTTGGTGCGGGTGCTGGTTTTGCCTGGTCATTTGGAGTGCTGCACTAAGCCGATACTGCAGTGGATCGCCAAAAACTTGGGTGCTGGTACACGGGTTAATTTGATGTTTCAGTATCGTCCTGAGTGGCGGGCAGATGAATTGCCAGAATTAAGGCGCAGGCTTACCAAAGCGGAGATGGATTTGGCGTTGCAGTTGGCTAAAGAGGCTGGCTTAAAGAACTTGGTCAACTAG
- a CDS encoding coenzyme F420-0:L-glutamate ligase has protein sequence MTKYRALAVAASYWKPNDNYLDRIAEALEGRILDGDFVVVSEKAIAIATGTIIDESAIKASVHSKFLAHFWMRTIWGWCLGYLCGFGLRLIQRLREYPLESGTRHKQLALERAGLLQALLFGSEGGIDGSNLAFSYVSLPLKGADAYAQRIQRQIREVLGKTVCVVIADTDKTYRFRNFYITPRPNPMRGIHSFGGVFTYVLGRMLRLKRSSTPLAVAGCELSAGQALTITNIADRARGPGSGATVWDMASRFHVNVDSVSWEMLDRVVHTPLVIVRKVLHYT, from the coding sequence ATGACAAAGTACCGTGCATTAGCCGTTGCAGCCAGCTACTGGAAACCCAACGACAACTACCTTGACAGGATAGCTGAGGCGCTTGAGGGTAGAATTCTCGACGGAGACTTCGTGGTGGTTTCAGAAAAAGCTATAGCCATAGCTACTGGAACCATAATCGACGAAAGCGCTATAAAGGCTAGTGTCCATTCCAAATTCCTTGCCCATTTCTGGATGCGAACGATATGGGGCTGGTGCCTCGGCTACCTCTGTGGCTTTGGATTGCGGCTGATTCAACGGTTGCGCGAGTATCCATTGGAGTCGGGGACCAGGCACAAACAGTTGGCGCTTGAGCGGGCGGGGTTGCTGCAGGCACTTCTCTTCGGTTCAGAAGGCGGAATCGACGGCTCGAACTTGGCTTTTTCTTATGTGAGTTTGCCCCTAAAAGGCGCGGATGCTTATGCACAGCGCATTCAGAGACAAATCCGAGAAGTCCTCGGCAAAACCGTCTGTGTAGTCATCGCAGACACCGATAAAACGTACCGTTTCCGCAACTTCTACATTACACCACGCCCAAACCCGATGCGGGGAATTCATTCTTTTGGCGGAGTCTTCACATATGTTTTGGGCAGGATGCTGAGGCTTAAACGGAGTTCAACGCCTCTTGCTGTGGCGGGCTGTGAATTGTCTGCTGGTCAGGCGTTAACAATCACCAACATCGCTGACCGAGCTCGGGGGCCAGGTTCGGGTGCGACGGTGTGGGATATGGCGTCGCGGTTCCACGTTAACGTTGACTCAGTGAGTTGGGAGATGCTGGATCGCGTGGTCCATACGCCCTTGGTGATTGTAAGAAAAGTTCTGCACTACACATAA
- a CDS encoding CoA-binding protein: protein MEEALQKMDAFFNPRSVAVIGATKKSDKAGNVIFKNLAINKQRGVLKAELYPVNPGEESILGFKCYKTLSSVPGEVDLMVVIVPAKIVPSVMEEAVNKKVKTAIIITAGFKEVGNKELEDQVISIAAKGGIRILGPNCLGVYYSKTGIDTLFLPETKTLTTGEDVVATPRPLPGCIAMITQSGAFGVAALDYLTGRQMGVSKFVSFGNKSDVSESDILNYLMYDKETKVILVYLEDVKNGRDFIKIAKKVTLKKPVVVIKSGRSSAGARAAASHTGAIAGSDKVYDAAFEQSGVIRAHNMEDFFDIGKALAMQPPAMGKNIGILTDAGGPGVMTVDELETLGLTVEHFTEETEAKFEELKKKGAILQIAATHNPVDLTGSVTDEQFVTSADIMFQDPNIHGIILLGLHHMPGLREKYIDGIVEVAKKYQKPLVMCDIGETEMALYTRSRFDRLCVPSFGSPEDAACAMASLVHYGEYLKRNGAFEDYLANYKKSCNATKAKK, encoded by the coding sequence ATGGAAGAAGCACTTCAAAAGATGGATGCATTCTTTAATCCACGCTCAGTCGCAGTCATCGGCGCAACCAAAAAGTCCGACAAAGCAGGGAACGTTATCTTTAAAAACTTAGCTATAAACAAGCAGCGCGGCGTTCTCAAAGCGGAACTCTATCCTGTTAATCCAGGTGAAGAATCTATCTTGGGTTTTAAATGCTACAAGACGCTAAGCAGTGTCCCCGGCGAAGTGGATTTGATGGTTGTTATCGTTCCCGCCAAGATTGTCCCATCAGTAATGGAAGAAGCTGTTAACAAAAAAGTTAAGACCGCAATCATAATCACCGCGGGCTTCAAGGAAGTCGGTAACAAAGAACTTGAAGACCAAGTCATATCCATCGCAGCCAAAGGCGGTATCCGAATTTTGGGCCCCAACTGCCTCGGGGTTTACTACTCTAAAACAGGAATCGACACCCTGTTTCTGCCTGAAACAAAGACACTTACCACAGGCGAAGATGTGGTTGCCACACCCCGTCCTCTTCCCGGATGCATAGCTATGATAACTCAGAGTGGCGCTTTCGGTGTAGCCGCACTCGACTACCTTACTGGTCGCCAGATGGGTGTATCGAAATTCGTTTCTTTCGGTAACAAGAGTGATGTCTCTGAATCTGACATACTCAACTACCTCATGTATGACAAGGAAACCAAAGTCATCCTCGTCTACCTTGAAGACGTCAAAAATGGCCGCGACTTCATAAAGATCGCTAAAAAAGTCACTCTCAAAAAACCCGTTGTCGTCATCAAGTCCGGTCGCAGCAGTGCAGGTGCACGGGCCGCAGCTAGCCACACAGGCGCCATTGCAGGCAGTGATAAAGTCTACGACGCCGCCTTCGAGCAAAGCGGAGTAATTCGTGCACATAACATGGAAGACTTCTTTGACATCGGCAAAGCGCTTGCCATGCAGCCTCCAGCTATGGGCAAAAACATCGGTATTTTAACTGACGCAGGTGGACCCGGAGTCATGACCGTCGATGAATTGGAAACTCTGGGCTTAACTGTGGAGCACTTCACCGAAGAGACAGAGGCGAAGTTTGAGGAACTTAAAAAGAAGGGAGCTATCCTCCAAATCGCCGCAACTCACAACCCCGTTGACTTAACGGGTTCAGTGACTGACGAGCAGTTTGTGACTTCAGCTGACATTATGTTCCAAGACCCAAACATACACGGCATCATCCTCTTAGGTTTACATCATATGCCAGGCTTACGCGAAAAATACATTGACGGCATCGTAGAAGTAGCCAAAAAATACCAAAAACCCCTCGTAATGTGCGACATAGGCGAAACAGAAATGGCGCTCTATACTCGCAGTCGCTTTGACCGCCTCTGTGTGCCTTCGTTTGGTTCACCTGAGGATGCAGCCTGCGCTATGGCTTCTCTGGTTCACTACGGTGAATACCTCAAACGGAACGGCGCATTTGAAGACTACCTTGCTAACTACAAAAAATCCTGCAACGCAACTAAAGCTAAAAAGTAA
- a CDS encoding CTP-dependent riboflavin kinase: MSGVPHLIFEGTVFSGKREGKKFLELTWVRRQIQRKVGFTPYSGTLNLRLSKEMAEKRKQLQGSAQFVIEPEKGYCPGNLYKAVIGTIECAIIIPQIPKYPDDVLEIISPVYLRGKLGLADGSMVTLTVTF, translated from the coding sequence GTGAGCGGCGTGCCGCATCTGATTTTTGAGGGTACAGTCTTCTCTGGCAAACGTGAAGGAAAAAAGTTTTTAGAATTAACTTGGGTTAGGCGGCAAATCCAGCGCAAAGTGGGCTTCACCCCATACTCAGGCACCTTAAATCTACGCTTATCAAAGGAGATGGCGGAAAAAAGAAAACAGCTACAAGGTTCTGCTCAATTCGTTATTGAACCAGAAAAAGGCTACTGCCCAGGCAACCTATACAAGGCAGTCATCGGCACAATTGAATGTGCCATAATAATTCCACAAATCCCCAAATACCCAGATGACGTGCTAGAAATTATCTCGCCAGTCTATCTCCGTGGAAAACTGGGGCTTGCGGATGGCTCAATGGTGACCTTAACGGTTACTTTTTAG
- a CDS encoding endonuclease III, translated as MVFIARYSIEFRILSDGVKAHTLTEACAQTILSTLKDTLSFPHLVKASADPFETLVVTIISQNTADTNTERAFKKLATHFKITPQELASAELNEIEECIRIGGLYQNKARTIQTASKIILEKFGGTLKPISLLPVEEARKALMEIPGVGPKTADVVLLFSLGKPTIPVDTHVNRVSRRLGLAPCEGGYEDVRLSLQSFFKPKDYLSVHLLLISHGRKTCKARNPHCNACPVNTYCPSKGVTA; from the coding sequence TTGGTATTTATAGCCAGATACAGCATAGAATTCAGAATTCTATCCGATGGGGTGAAGGCACACACGTTAACTGAAGCATGCGCACAAACAATTCTGTCAACTCTAAAAGACACTTTGAGTTTTCCCCATCTCGTCAAAGCTAGCGCCGACCCATTCGAAACGCTGGTTGTTACGATTATTTCACAGAACACCGCTGACACCAACACAGAGCGAGCTTTCAAAAAACTTGCCACGCACTTCAAAATAACCCCCCAAGAGTTGGCTAGCGCAGAATTAAACGAGATTGAAGAATGTATTCGCATCGGTGGACTCTACCAGAACAAAGCCAGAACCATCCAAACTGCCTCAAAAATCATTCTTGAAAAATTCGGTGGTACCCTAAAACCCATCTCGTTGTTGCCAGTTGAGGAGGCGCGAAAGGCTTTGATGGAAATTCCAGGTGTGGGCCCCAAAACGGCTGATGTGGTTTTGTTGTTTTCTTTGGGTAAGCCAACGATTCCTGTGGATACCCATGTTAATCGCGTGTCGAGGCGTCTGGGGTTGGCGCCATGTGAAGGCGGCTACGAAGATGTGCGGCTGAGCCTACAGTCGTTTTTCAAACCCAAAGATTACCTCTCAGTGCATTTACTGTTGATTTCGCATGGCAGAAAAACCTGCAAAGCACGCAACCCCCACTGCAACGCCTGCCCAGTTAACACCTACTGCCCATCTAAGGGGGTTACCGCATGA
- a CDS encoding DEAD/DEAH box helicase family protein: protein MSKQPCKLPAEVLEYFPYSNARPHQDEFIATVNQAVNERKSVLIEGSNGLGKTISALSACLPVAMKKNLKILYVARTHRQHDRVIDELRMIYKQRPVTGVSIRGRNEMCLNVFAAKGAFDSKSLMEVCELLKAKGRCPYYRNVENRSYEYLSLQQQVASRPYMGSEILRVCKKKEICPYELVKGAVHDARVIALSYLYVFDPQIRTAFLKNLETELQKIILVVDEAHNLPETAVDISSSQLTLFILRQAEMEAERFGYKDIEEFTHFFRGELDKLTDKISKEEIISPTRILEIIEKQGGIAKPRDFFIHMHEAGVAIKKALLAEGKNPRSYVNATADFFSKWLDTINDNSYINVASKYFNKEGNKTAKLEIVALDPAKITEPVFSSTYANVIMSGTLQPLEAYAQITRLPESTVQFLAPSPFPKEHVFSAVSLGVTTSMEKRTPKMYQTMIDRINEVVNSTPTNTGIFAASFQVLNALLSEGLEQQLLKPLYYEKSGMTSKVNEKLVHDFKACGDKGGAVFLGVQGGRTSEGVDFPGNQMNSVVIVGVPYAEPTPRVRAQIDYYEDRFPGRGREYGYILPAMKKACQAAGRPIRTLDDKGAIVFLDFRYATAYCKSFIPSWVTNGMKILPDKPGVLAQEIRDFFSNQSSTS, encoded by the coding sequence ATGAGTAAACAACCCTGCAAGTTGCCTGCAGAAGTCCTCGAATACTTTCCCTACAGCAACGCGCGCCCGCATCAAGATGAATTCATAGCAACCGTTAACCAAGCCGTAAATGAACGCAAAAGTGTCTTAATCGAGGGTAGTAACGGTTTGGGCAAAACCATCTCGGCGCTCTCTGCGTGTTTGCCTGTGGCGATGAAGAAAAACCTCAAAATCCTCTACGTCGCACGCACACACCGCCAACACGACCGAGTTATCGACGAGTTAAGGATGATTTACAAGCAGCGGCCAGTTACAGGCGTCAGCATCCGCGGACGAAACGAAATGTGCCTAAACGTCTTCGCCGCCAAAGGCGCTTTCGACTCTAAATCGCTTATGGAAGTATGCGAGCTTCTCAAAGCTAAAGGCAGATGCCCCTACTACCGAAACGTGGAAAACCGCTCCTACGAGTACCTCTCTCTTCAGCAGCAAGTTGCCAGTCGTCCGTATATGGGTTCAGAAATTCTTCGAGTGTGCAAGAAAAAAGAGATATGCCCCTACGAACTCGTCAAAGGCGCTGTGCATGACGCGCGGGTAATTGCGTTGAGTTACCTCTATGTTTTCGATCCACAAATTCGCACGGCGTTCCTGAAGAATTTGGAGACGGAACTGCAGAAAATCATACTCGTTGTAGATGAAGCCCACAATCTGCCAGAAACCGCTGTTGACATCTCCAGTAGTCAACTTACCCTTTTCATATTGCGGCAGGCAGAGATGGAGGCAGAGCGCTTCGGTTACAAGGATATCGAAGAATTTACCCATTTCTTCCGCGGCGAATTAGACAAACTGACAGACAAAATAAGCAAAGAAGAAATCATCTCACCCACTCGCATACTTGAAATTATAGAGAAGCAGGGCGGCATAGCTAAACCACGTGATTTTTTCATCCACATGCATGAAGCAGGCGTCGCAATCAAAAAGGCGCTGTTGGCAGAGGGCAAAAACCCCCGCAGCTACGTCAACGCCACAGCCGACTTCTTCAGCAAATGGCTAGACACCATAAACGACAATTCGTACATCAATGTTGCCAGCAAATACTTCAACAAGGAAGGCAACAAAACCGCTAAACTCGAAATCGTCGCTTTAGACCCAGCTAAAATCACTGAACCAGTCTTCTCATCGACATACGCAAACGTGATTATGTCGGGGACTCTTCAGCCATTGGAAGCCTATGCACAAATCACTCGTCTTCCTGAAAGTACCGTGCAGTTCCTTGCGCCTTCGCCGTTTCCCAAAGAACATGTCTTTTCAGCTGTTAGCCTCGGTGTAACCACGTCGATGGAGAAACGGACTCCCAAGATGTACCAGACGATGATTGACCGCATAAACGAAGTTGTCAACAGCACACCCACCAACACAGGCATATTCGCCGCCAGTTTCCAAGTCTTAAACGCGCTTCTCTCAGAAGGCTTAGAACAGCAGCTTCTAAAACCGCTCTACTACGAAAAAAGCGGCATGACCTCAAAAGTCAACGAGAAACTGGTACATGACTTCAAAGCATGCGGCGATAAGGGCGGCGCAGTTTTTCTCGGTGTGCAGGGCGGCAGGACTTCGGAGGGGGTAGATTTCCCGGGTAATCAGATGAATTCGGTGGTTATTGTGGGTGTGCCTTACGCTGAGCCAACTCCCAGAGTTAGGGCTCAAATTGATTATTATGAGGATAGGTTTCCTGGTCGAGGTCGAGAATACGGCTACATTTTGCCTGCTATGAAAAAAGCTTGTCAAGCCGCTGGCAGACCAATACGCACATTAGACGATAAGGGCGCTATAGTGTTTCTTGATTTCCGTTACGCCACCGCTTACTGCAAGAGTTTCATACCTTCATGGGTTACTAACGGCATGAAAATACTGCCTGACAAACCTGGAGTCTTAGCCCAAGAAATCCGAGACTTCTTCAGTAATCAGTCTTCAACTTCTTGA